The following coding sequences lie in one Terriglobia bacterium genomic window:
- a CDS encoding sigma-70 family RNA polymerase sigma factor has protein sequence MEPEERDLIKRCQQGHELAFNELFRRYQSKIFSIVYHLIWNRDDVEDVAQNVFSKLYFSIRSYHFQGAFSVWVERVAVNQCFDYLRQKKRHKGAIELDAMSAEEANVTLQPARPGHTPDAEKGVISRQAATRLLKELNENDRALLILKEVDGASVQELSRVFKISESNVKIRLMRARHKLRAIYQKSQERAAPLKRTASGEGRS, from the coding sequence ATGGAACCGGAAGAACGCGACCTTATCAAGCGTTGCCAGCAGGGCCACGAACTCGCCTTCAATGAATTGTTCCGGCGATACCAGTCGAAGATCTTTTCGATCGTGTATCATTTGATCTGGAACCGCGATGACGTGGAAGACGTTGCCCAAAATGTTTTTTCGAAGCTATACTTTTCGATCCGCTCTTATCATTTTCAGGGGGCATTTTCCGTCTGGGTCGAACGCGTCGCGGTCAATCAATGTTTCGATTACCTGCGGCAGAAAAAGCGCCACAAAGGAGCCATCGAACTGGATGCGATGAGCGCTGAAGAAGCCAATGTCACGCTCCAGCCCGCGCGGCCCGGCCATACCCCGGACGCGGAGAAAGGCGTCATCTCACGGCAGGCGGCCACGCGTCTGCTCAAGGAATTGAACGAAAATGACCGTGCCCTGCTGATTCTGAAAGAAGTGGATGGGGCGTCGGTCCAGGAATTGAGCCGGGTGTTCAAGATCTCGGAAAGCAATGTGAAGATCCGGTTGATGCGGGCGCGGCACAAACTGCGCGCCATTTATCAGAAGTCGCAGGAGAGAGCGGCCCCGTTGAAGAGAACAGCGTCAGGGGAAGGTCGATCATGA
- a CDS encoding TonB-dependent receptor, whose translation MKFAFKSMGLVILVLATIALIALPTSMNAQLTRGTISGTVHDTSGAVIPGATVTITNLDTNFVRDAITNEVGFYRVTALEPGNYSVKITKDGFEGIENRSLAVRSTQEVTYDVDLKVAAAGNVTVDVTGQAEAISLNKSNPTIGLTSTSRQAVELPLSAGRDINQLSLLSPNVFTAPGSTGISANGQRARNDNFTIDGTDNNDISVTLATIPVVAESVSEYQVQTNAYNAEFGHSTGAQLNVITKSGSNTLHGEGWEYYRDNALNALSPGEKRNGLTDPARFDRHQVGFDVGGPIKKDRTFFFFLMQWDRLRSAGAPGTSATIPTPAGFALLNTVPLRPLAGTVPAQTTASRQAVLASMGFLTSVYAKNPVFSALKTTQINGVNIPIGTISFPIDQPSNVRNITIRVDHRISNRDTFTARYVNNKEDDTNVISNLQFGSLFGGNQNIVDQNGALSETHIFSPTVLNEFRFSAIRRNLAFPENDPNDPATGITGFFSIGGLSNFPQGRVQNSFQFQDIVTFQKGRHSIKVGADIRRVRLFNLAAFDSKGTFSFNNLQDFMNNNANFFQQALQTATFDARQTNQAYFAQDDFKVTPNLTLNLGVRYEYSSVPFGFFGATDPQSLAALVPGPTQPDKNNWAPRFGFAYSPHGGPGFLGRLVGDGKTVFRGGFGMAYDILFYNILTVDASNFPRVVVPRINNAPDVFPNLLPVSGSAVFNPLATFVNTPPDARTPYAELYSFGIQRELGRNFVLEVGYTGSRAINQINQGELNPAVLTSTQIATVQAFVTANPDKPVPSSLIPSTQNRRLLPQFGSRVTIATTAMASYNAGYWSLNKKFSNGLQFGTSYTWSHNISNNDESLGVAAITAGSPQVPQDYLNYGAEKSTSVFDRTQRFVVNYIYEIPWLKTGWAQSWVARQAFSGWELSGVDSFQSGQPFSILTGVDTNGNGAGGDRPNFNPGGSLSLDPVTGNLRSFTSSRLTGPFVVPVVSSGLPVASSLGNGNLGKNTLRGPGFANFNLSLGKAFKFAERYELRVRLDMLNAFNNRSWGNPTNSMASPNFGLNLNNPTPRTMTLGAKFSF comes from the coding sequence ATGAAGTTTGCATTTAAATCCATGGGACTCGTGATCCTGGTCCTGGCGACCATTGCTCTGATCGCGCTGCCCACGTCAATGAACGCTCAATTGACGCGCGGTACAATCTCGGGAACAGTCCATGACACCTCAGGGGCTGTCATTCCGGGCGCAACGGTGACCATCACCAATCTCGACACAAACTTTGTCCGTGACGCCATCACAAATGAGGTGGGGTTTTATCGCGTTACGGCCCTTGAACCCGGCAACTACTCTGTCAAGATCACCAAGGACGGGTTTGAAGGTATTGAGAACCGTTCCCTTGCGGTTCGGTCTACCCAGGAAGTCACCTATGATGTCGATTTGAAGGTGGCTGCCGCGGGTAACGTCACGGTCGATGTGACAGGCCAGGCGGAAGCGATCAGCTTGAACAAATCGAATCCGACGATCGGTCTTACATCCACGTCGCGCCAGGCTGTGGAATTGCCGCTGAGCGCGGGGCGTGACATTAATCAACTTTCATTGCTCTCTCCGAACGTTTTCACGGCGCCCGGCTCCACGGGAATCTCCGCCAACGGCCAGAGGGCTCGCAACGACAATTTCACTATCGACGGCACCGACAATAACGACATCAGTGTGACACTGGCTACGATCCCGGTCGTGGCCGAGAGCGTCTCGGAGTATCAAGTCCAGACCAATGCGTACAATGCGGAGTTTGGGCACAGCACCGGGGCACAGCTCAATGTGATCACGAAGTCAGGCAGCAACACTCTTCACGGGGAAGGCTGGGAGTACTATCGCGACAACGCCTTGAACGCGCTATCCCCGGGCGAAAAACGAAATGGATTGACCGATCCGGCGCGCTTCGACCGACATCAGGTGGGGTTCGATGTCGGAGGACCGATCAAGAAGGACAGGACTTTCTTCTTCTTCTTGATGCAATGGGATCGCCTTCGTTCCGCAGGGGCACCCGGCACTTCGGCGACCATTCCTACGCCTGCTGGATTTGCGCTGCTGAACACTGTGCCATTGCGTCCGCTGGCCGGCACTGTGCCTGCCCAAACGACCGCGAGCCGGCAGGCAGTGTTGGCTTCGATGGGATTCCTGACCAGTGTTTATGCTAAGAACCCGGTTTTTTCCGCCCTCAAGACAACTCAGATCAATGGGGTGAACATCCCGATCGGGACCATCTCCTTCCCCATCGATCAGCCCAGCAATGTAAGGAACATAACCATTCGCGTGGATCACCGCATCAGCAACAGGGACACCTTCACGGCACGTTACGTCAACAATAAGGAAGACGATACGAACGTGATCAGCAACCTTCAGTTCGGTTCTCTCTTTGGAGGAAACCAGAACATTGTGGACCAGAATGGCGCCCTGAGCGAGACTCACATCTTCAGCCCGACGGTCCTCAACGAATTCCGATTCTCGGCCATCCGGCGAAACCTTGCATTTCCTGAGAACGACCCCAATGATCCTGCGACTGGAATCACGGGATTCTTCTCTATCGGAGGGTTGAGCAATTTCCCGCAAGGGCGTGTCCAGAACAGCTTCCAGTTCCAGGATATTGTGACCTTTCAAAAGGGCCGGCATTCGATTAAGGTGGGCGCCGATATCCGTCGCGTTCGGCTGTTCAACCTGGCGGCTTTTGACTCCAAGGGAACGTTCAGCTTTAACAACCTGCAGGATTTCATGAACAACAACGCCAACTTCTTCCAACAGGCGCTGCAGACGGCAACCTTCGACGCGCGCCAAACGAATCAGGCCTACTTTGCTCAGGACGACTTCAAAGTCACTCCGAATCTGACCTTGAATTTAGGCGTCCGATACGAGTACTCCAGCGTTCCGTTTGGCTTTTTTGGCGCCACCGACCCGCAGTCGTTGGCCGCCTTGGTTCCGGGACCCACACAGCCGGATAAGAACAACTGGGCACCTCGGTTTGGTTTTGCTTATAGTCCCCATGGCGGACCCGGGTTCCTGGGCCGTCTCGTGGGAGACGGGAAGACAGTGTTCCGCGGTGGGTTCGGGATGGCGTACGACATCTTGTTTTACAACATCCTGACTGTTGACGCTTCAAACTTCCCGCGCGTTGTGGTCCCGCGCATCAACAATGCCCCTGACGTGTTCCCCAATCTGCTCCCCGTGAGCGGATCGGCAGTCTTTAATCCCCTGGCCACCTTCGTGAACACGCCGCCTGATGCCCGGACGCCTTATGCCGAGCTTTACAGCTTTGGCATTCAACGGGAGCTTGGCCGGAATTTCGTCCTGGAGGTGGGTTACACGGGCAGCCGTGCCATCAACCAGATCAACCAGGGCGAGCTCAATCCGGCGGTCCTGACTTCCACGCAGATCGCAACGGTCCAAGCATTCGTGACTGCGAACCCGGACAAGCCGGTCCCCTCCAGCCTGATTCCCAGCACGCAGAACCGTCGTCTCCTCCCGCAATTTGGTTCGCGTGTCACCATTGCAACCACGGCGATGGCCTCCTATAACGCGGGGTACTGGTCGTTAAACAAGAAGTTTTCGAATGGATTGCAGTTCGGGACTTCGTATACCTGGAGTCACAACATCAGCAACAACGATGAATCTCTCGGCGTGGCCGCGATCACCGCAGGCTCTCCTCAGGTACCCCAGGATTATTTGAACTATGGAGCGGAGAAGAGCACGTCGGTCTTCGATCGGACGCAGCGGTTCGTGGTCAATTACATCTACGAGATCCCGTGGTTAAAGACGGGCTGGGCACAAAGTTGGGTAGCCCGGCAGGCCTTCAGTGGTTGGGAACTCTCCGGCGTCGATTCGTTCCAATCGGGACAACCCTTCAGTATTCTGACGGGTGTCGACACCAACGGCAATGGCGCCGGTGGTGATCGACCGAATTTCAACCCCGGGGGATCGCTCTCGCTGGACCCGGTGACTGGCAACCTCCGCTCGTTTACCTCTTCCCGTTTGACAGGACCATTTGTAGTCCCGGTAGTATCAAGCGGACTGCCTGTGGCTAGCTCGTTGGGTAACGGCAACCTGGGAAAGAATACTCTGCGTGGCCCGGGATTTGCCAACTTCAACCTCAGTCTTGGGAAAGCCTTCAAATTCGCCGAGCGATATGAACTCAGGGTTCGTCTGGATATGCTGAACGCATTCAACAACCGCTCTTGGGGAAATCCCACCAATAGTATGGCGAGCCCCAACTTCGGCTTGAACCTGAACAACCCGACCCCGCGCACGATGACCTTGGGGGCAAAGTTCAGCTTCTAA
- a CDS encoding Spy/CpxP family protein refolding chaperone: MAEPRVKIVGLLVLIFLLGAITGSLGYRLLEEKGALASSTRTAPGASHRGEVVDKFTRELNLTPEQTQRLNAIFAENEQKFSELHKSFKPQADAIRQEGRNRIRAMLTDEQKLKFEDMLRKMDEERRQRGEARRR, translated from the coding sequence ATGGCTGAACCCCGAGTGAAAATTGTCGGATTGCTGGTCTTGATCTTCCTGCTGGGAGCCATCACGGGCAGCTTGGGATATCGCCTGCTCGAAGAAAAGGGTGCTTTGGCCTCGTCCACCCGGACCGCCCCCGGCGCCAGCCACCGCGGCGAGGTTGTCGACAAGTTTACTCGTGAACTGAACCTGACCCCCGAACAAACCCAGCGCCTCAATGCGATTTTTGCGGAAAACGAACAGAAATTCAGCGAACTCCACAAGAGTTTCAAGCCCCAGGCCGACGCCATCCGCCAGGAAGGGCGCAACAGGATCCGCGCCATGCTCACCGACGAACAGAAGCTCAAGTTTGAGGATATGTTGAGAAAGATGGACGAAGAGCGGCGCCAGCGCGGAGAAGCGCGAAGGAGATAG
- a CDS encoding TonB-dependent receptor, protein MNLELNCKRGMVFLAAILLLVSTLTWAQTSKGTIAGTITDATGASVPGATVTIAATTGGETRTTTTDASGGYRFDALNPGVFSIAVTANGFAPLKIENLEVRASLITTANGKLDVSGVTSSVNVEASTGTELQTVTGDLSHSIGSVEITSLPILSLNPISLVLTEPGVLAPSSREDFTNGVGFSVNGTRPRSNNFLIDGQENNDQSIQGQALQPTNLEAVGEVAILTNAYGPEFGRGGGSVTNVIYKGGTNQYHGSAWDLIQSSALQAIPADQKLVGVTRNPVSIENTFGFSMGGPIIKDKLFVFGSSQWDRFRSTANDITLRVPTAVGIATLQSLGPNPNVDFLINSLGGLRGTGNSLSNIALGNGRPSVETGLVQRSGLAQFDNSTQWDVRLDYLPRQVDTFTFRYVYSANVFAPDTFANPGTLSPFDTQQGGISQNMGITWTHTLSGRALNEFRFSYGRISAAFDPTAATLNNPLSQLPGVTISGLLVSGDQFGLTTGFPQARFKNSWQYQDAYTYTRGNHTLKAGFDIDRFLQRQDVPFNSRGTLDFTAGGGFTALGNFIDNFTGQSGAASINFGSPTVYPNQTLQAYYVQDSWRIKPNFTFNYGVRYEYWGTPLNVLPFPTVDGTFGQVGTFPVAVRQQKDTNNWGPRISLAYTPHVWKGLFGEDKTVIRAGYGMFYDGLFGNILVNAGASVPNVLGGTLTGQDGRGLANAFSLIPAVTPSLDPFSTQSAVISNLVNPVTHQWNFDIQRELPGNFIVTAAYVGTRGERLFVNDQLNPGIDFNRINPDRGSIQVRTNAGDSIYHGFNLKVDRRFSKGLLLRGAYTWSRLIDDGSEVFATTGLSSFPQDSFNRSADRGLSAFDRRQRLVLSYVYDLPSLKRNGNFAASAASFAFRDWQISGTTTFQAGAPNTVTPGFDINGDLNGGSDRPVQGNVSAPLTSFAYDGVQIGGIPGVFYDGPTFNSTGNLVQVDPNSVRWLIQGAGVGNVGRNTIISPGRQDWNFSIARQFKMPSKHMEGQHIEFRTELFNVFNHPNQGNLSLNLQDPSFGNADVTRFGGRQIRFWLKYAF, encoded by the coding sequence GGGTGGAGAGACGCGCACGACCACCACCGATGCTTCGGGCGGATATCGGTTCGACGCGCTCAATCCCGGCGTATTTTCCATAGCGGTCACCGCGAATGGATTTGCACCCCTGAAGATCGAGAATCTCGAGGTGCGCGCTTCACTCATCACCACGGCCAATGGGAAACTCGACGTCAGTGGGGTGACTTCTTCCGTGAACGTGGAGGCCTCCACGGGCACCGAGCTCCAGACCGTCACGGGCGATCTCAGTCACAGTATCGGGTCTGTCGAGATCACTTCGCTTCCCATTCTCAGCCTGAATCCGATCAGCCTGGTCCTGACCGAGCCGGGGGTCCTGGCTCCCTCCAGCCGCGAAGATTTCACCAACGGTGTGGGGTTTTCCGTCAACGGCACGCGCCCGCGCTCCAACAACTTTCTGATTGATGGCCAGGAAAACAATGACCAGTCCATCCAGGGGCAGGCCCTCCAGCCCACCAATCTCGAAGCCGTGGGCGAGGTCGCCATTCTCACCAACGCTTACGGTCCGGAATTTGGACGCGGCGGTGGATCGGTCACCAACGTGATTTACAAGGGCGGGACGAACCAGTATCACGGCTCGGCCTGGGACCTGATTCAAAGTTCAGCCCTGCAGGCAATCCCCGCCGATCAGAAACTCGTGGGAGTGACCCGCAACCCGGTGAGCATCGAGAACACCTTTGGATTCTCTATGGGAGGTCCCATCATTAAGGACAAGCTGTTCGTCTTCGGGAGCTCACAATGGGATCGCTTCCGCAGTACGGCCAACGATATTACGCTTCGGGTGCCCACCGCGGTCGGCATTGCAACCCTGCAATCCCTTGGCCCCAATCCCAATGTCGATTTTCTCATCAACTCCCTCGGGGGACTGCGGGGCACAGGCAATAGTCTCTCGAACATCGCGCTGGGAAATGGCCGTCCGAGTGTCGAAACCGGGCTGGTACAACGTTCGGGCCTCGCGCAGTTCGACAATAGTACACAATGGGATGTGCGACTCGACTACCTGCCACGGCAAGTCGATACCTTCACATTTCGATACGTTTACTCCGCCAATGTATTCGCGCCGGATACTTTTGCAAACCCCGGCACCCTCTCGCCGTTCGACACGCAACAGGGAGGGATCTCTCAAAACATGGGGATCACCTGGACCCATACGCTGTCCGGGCGGGCACTCAACGAGTTTCGCTTCTCTTATGGGCGAATCAGCGCAGCCTTTGATCCAACGGCGGCGACTCTTAACAATCCCCTGTCGCAGCTTCCTGGGGTCACGATTTCAGGACTCCTGGTGAGTGGCGACCAGTTCGGACTCACCACCGGCTTTCCGCAGGCGCGATTCAAGAATTCCTGGCAGTACCAGGATGCCTACACCTATACCCGCGGCAATCACACCCTTAAAGCCGGGTTTGACATCGACCGCTTCCTCCAAAGGCAGGATGTTCCGTTCAACTCCCGGGGAACCCTGGACTTTACCGCCGGGGGAGGATTCACGGCCCTGGGTAATTTCATCGACAACTTTACCGGCCAATCCGGCGCCGCCTCGATTAACTTCGGGAGTCCAACCGTTTACCCCAACCAGACGTTACAAGCCTACTACGTTCAGGACTCGTGGCGCATCAAACCGAATTTCACCTTCAATTACGGCGTGCGTTACGAGTACTGGGGAACCCCGCTGAATGTTCTTCCCTTCCCGACGGTCGATGGGACCTTCGGACAGGTCGGCACCTTCCCGGTTGCAGTCAGGCAACAGAAAGACACCAACAACTGGGGACCTCGCATCAGCCTTGCCTACACGCCTCATGTTTGGAAGGGACTGTTCGGGGAAGACAAGACCGTCATCCGGGCAGGCTACGGTATGTTTTACGACGGCCTGTTCGGCAACATCCTGGTCAATGCAGGAGCCTCGGTCCCCAATGTCCTGGGCGGAACCTTGACCGGGCAGGATGGAAGAGGCCTGGCGAATGCTTTCAGCCTGATCCCTGCCGTGACGCCGAGCCTGGATCCATTCTCCACGCAAAGTGCGGTGATCTCGAACCTCGTGAACCCGGTCACCCACCAGTGGAATTTCGATATTCAACGGGAGCTGCCCGGCAACTTCATCGTGACGGCAGCCTACGTCGGGACGCGGGGAGAACGGCTTTTCGTCAACGACCAGCTCAACCCGGGAATCGATTTCAACCGCATCAATCCCGACCGCGGCTCCATCCAGGTGCGCACCAATGCGGGCGACTCGATTTACCATGGCTTCAACCTCAAGGTGGATCGTCGCTTCAGCAAGGGCCTTTTGCTGCGAGGCGCCTACACCTGGTCGCGGCTCATTGACGACGGCTCCGAAGTATTTGCGACCACGGGCCTGAGTTCATTTCCACAAGACTCGTTTAACCGCAGTGCTGACCGCGGGCTCTCCGCCTTTGACCGCCGACAACGGCTGGTGCTGTCTTATGTGTACGATCTACCGAGCCTGAAGCGGAATGGTAATTTTGCAGCCTCGGCCGCCAGCTTCGCTTTCCGCGATTGGCAGATTTCGGGAACCACCACCTTCCAGGCAGGCGCCCCGAACACCGTTACCCCGGGGTTCGATATCAATGGCGATTTGAACGGAGGCAGTGATCGCCCCGTGCAGGGCAATGTCAGCGCCCCGCTCACTTCATTCGCCTATGACGGAGTGCAGATCGGCGGAATCCCGGGCGTTTTCTATGATGGCCCCACGTTCAATTCCACAGGCAATCTCGTCCAGGTCGATCCAAACTCTGTGCGTTGGCTTATCCAGGGAGCGGGAGTGGGCAATGTGGGCCGGAATACGATCATCTCACCCGGGCGCCAGGATTGGAACTTTTCGATCGCGCGCCAGTTCAAGATGCCGTCGAAGCATATGGAGGGACAGCACATTGAATTCCGAACCGAGCTCTTCAATGTGTTCAATCACCCCAACCAAGGCAATCTGTCACTCAACCTGCAGGATCCGAGTTTTGGAAATGCAGATGTCACCCGCTTCGGCGGCCGACAGATTCGCTTCTGGCTGAAGTACGCGTTCTAG